A portion of the Syntrophaceae bacterium genome contains these proteins:
- the gap gene encoding type I glyceraldehyde-3-phosphate dehydrogenase yields MTRIGINGFGRIGRQVLKAILERHPDTLQVVAVNDLFDVETNAHLFKYDTNYGRFTGTVTEGKDEFVINGKSVKSFAFRDPAQIPWDDEGVEIVVESTGLFTDAAKARAHLEAGAKKVIISAPAKGEDITVVMGVNHGAYNPKKHHIVSNASCTTNCLAPPVSVVHAAFGIEKGMMTTVHSYTNDQRILDLPHKDLRRARAAGCNIIPTTTGAARALALIIPDLEGRFDGYSLRVPTPTVSVADFTAELRRPASTQELHEVLRLASRKALKDIMACEDEPLVSMDYKGDAHSSIVDMEFTQVFRGNMAKVVAWYDNEWGYSCRVADLADYIAGRGL; encoded by the coding sequence ATGACACGGATCGGAATCAACGGATTCGGACGGATCGGGCGCCAGGTGCTCAAGGCAATCCTCGAGCGCCACCCGGACACGCTGCAGGTCGTGGCGGTCAACGATCTCTTCGACGTGGAGACCAACGCGCACCTCTTCAAGTACGACACCAACTACGGCCGGTTCACCGGGACCGTGACCGAGGGAAAGGACGAGTTTGTCATCAACGGCAAATCCGTCAAGAGCTTCGCCTTCCGCGACCCCGCCCAGATCCCCTGGGACGACGAGGGGGTCGAGATCGTCGTCGAGAGCACGGGCCTCTTCACGGATGCCGCGAAGGCCCGGGCCCATCTCGAGGCGGGGGCAAAGAAGGTCATCATCTCGGCCCCGGCCAAGGGCGAGGACATCACGGTCGTGATGGGCGTCAACCACGGGGCCTACAACCCGAAGAAGCACCACATCGTCTCCAACGCCTCGTGCACGACAAACTGCCTCGCCCCCCCGGTGAGCGTCGTCCATGCGGCCTTCGGGATCGAGAAGGGGATGATGACGACGGTGCACTCCTACACGAACGACCAGCGGATTCTCGACCTGCCCCACAAGGACCTCCGGCGGGCCCGTGCGGCGGGCTGCAACATCATCCCGACGACGACGGGCGCGGCGCGGGCGCTGGCCCTGATCATCCCCGACCTGGAGGGGCGCTTCGACGGCTACTCCCTGCGCGTCCCCACGCCGACGGTCTCCGTGGCCGATTTCACCGCCGAGTTGAGGAGACCGGCCTCGACACAAGAGCTGCACGAGGTCCTGCGGCTGGCGTCGCGAAAGGCGCTCAAGGACATCATGGCCTGCGAGGATGAGCCCCTGGTCTCCATGGACTACAAGGGCGATGCGCACTCCTCCATCGTGGACATGGAATTCACCCAAGTCTTCCGCGGCAACATGGCCAAGGTGGTGGCCTGGTACGACAACGAGTGGGGCTACTCGTGCCGCGTGGCGGACCTGGCAGACTACATCGCGGGCAGGGGACTATGA
- a CDS encoding GAF domain-containing protein, giving the protein MTNREKDYFTALYEVAKVVNASLEPAEVLERIACCVTEAMGVKACAIRLLDARGRRLLMGAACGLSKGYLVKGPVLVRESGVDRKALGGKTIWVRDAQSDKGFQYNAEAKREGIRSVLVVPLQVGKKVIGVLRVYTREERKFDRQEIRFLEAVANLSAIALDNARLYSALKTNFDLLVEHKYRIDDN; this is encoded by the coding sequence ATGACGAACAGGGAAAAAGATTATTTCACGGCCCTCTACGAGGTGGCCAAGGTGGTCAACGCCTCCCTGGAGCCCGCGGAGGTCCTCGAGAGGATCGCCTGCTGCGTGACGGAGGCCATGGGCGTGAAGGCCTGCGCCATCCGGCTTCTCGACGCGCGGGGCAGGCGGCTGCTGATGGGGGCGGCCTGCGGTCTGTCGAAGGGATACCTCGTCAAGGGGCCCGTGCTGGTCCGGGAAAGCGGCGTGGACCGCAAGGCGCTGGGCGGAAAGACGATCTGGGTCCGCGACGCCCAGTCGGACAAAGGGTTCCAGTACAACGCCGAGGCCAAAAGGGAAGGGATCCGCTCCGTCCTCGTCGTCCCCCTGCAGGTGGGCAAGAAGGTCATCGGCGTGCTCCGGGTGTACACGAGGGAGGAGCGGAAGTTCGACAGGCAGGAAATCCGGTTTCTCGAGGCCGTGGCCAACCTCAGCGCCATCGCCCTGGACAACGCGCGCCTCTACAGCGCCCTCAAGACAAATTTCGACCTGCTGGTCGAGCACAAGTACCGGATCGATGACAACTGA
- a CDS encoding MlaE family lipid ABC transporter permease subunit, whose protein sequence is MSVEGTRGAEATVRLAGRLALADLEPLMAELQAIPVRLEPRKIAVDVSGVEYLDSAGALALIEMENLTRSRGIPFELLGVSEKDHGLLSLIDREALQRPPLRPESERPLVIEKLGELARRQYRDFLEIMSFVGDLVSALAYCLAHPRSVRWDEVKFTMKRAGADGLPIVALISLLLGLIMAFMSSLQLKQFGANLYVANLVTIAMVRELGPIMTAIIVAGRSGSAFAAEIGTMVVNDEVNALVTMGFDPIRFLAVPKVLAAMIVVPILTVYADFFAILGGLIVGITGLDLTAFTYIQQTKASIRVFDFTTSLVKAVVFAALIAGIGCQRGFQVRGGAEGVGQSTTSAVVSAIFLIIVADSAFAIMLHYIRY, encoded by the coding sequence ATGAGCGTCGAGGGCACCCGGGGTGCGGAGGCAACGGTGCGGCTTGCAGGCCGCCTCGCCCTCGCGGACCTCGAGCCCCTCATGGCGGAGCTCCAGGCCATTCCGGTGCGCCTCGAGCCCCGGAAGATCGCCGTCGACGTCTCCGGCGTGGAGTACCTCGACAGCGCCGGGGCGCTGGCCCTGATCGAGATGGAGAACCTTACCCGGTCCAGGGGGATCCCCTTCGAGCTCCTCGGCGTGTCCGAGAAGGACCACGGCCTTCTGAGCCTCATCGACCGGGAGGCGCTGCAGAGGCCGCCGCTGAGGCCCGAGTCCGAAAGGCCTCTCGTCATAGAGAAGCTGGGTGAGCTGGCCCGTCGCCAGTACCGGGACTTCCTGGAAATCATGTCCTTCGTCGGCGACCTCGTCTCGGCCCTCGCCTACTGCCTGGCGCACCCGCGCAGCGTGCGCTGGGACGAAGTCAAATTCACCATGAAACGGGCCGGCGCCGACGGGCTTCCCATCGTGGCGCTCATCAGCCTCCTGCTGGGCCTCATCATGGCCTTCATGTCTTCGCTGCAGCTCAAGCAGTTCGGGGCCAACCTCTACGTGGCCAACCTCGTCACCATCGCCATGGTCCGCGAACTGGGCCCGATCATGACGGCCATCATCGTCGCGGGGCGGTCGGGCTCGGCCTTCGCCGCCGAGATCGGCACCATGGTCGTCAACGACGAGGTGAACGCGCTGGTGACCATGGGGTTCGACCCGATCCGGTTCCTGGCCGTCCCCAAGGTGCTCGCGGCGATGATCGTCGTGCCCATCCTGACCGTCTACGCCGACTTCTTCGCCATCCTCGGCGGCCTCATCGTGGGCATCACGGGGCTCGATCTCACGGCCTTCACCTACATCCAGCAGACGAAGGCCAGCATCCGGGTCTTCGATTTCACCACGAGCCTCGTCAAGGCGGTCGTCTTCGCGGCGCTGATCGCCGGGATCGGCTGCCAGCGGGGGTTCCAGGTACGGGGAGGGGCCGAGGGGGTGGGGCAGTCGACGACCTCGGCCGTGGTGTCGGCGATCTTCCTGATCATCGTGGCCGACTCGGCCTTCGCCATCATGCTGCACTACATCCGGTACTGA
- a CDS encoding adenosylcobalamin-dependent ribonucleoside-diphosphate reductase, which translates to MPKLTLPRKIRKRDGSVVPFEKEKIRYAVERAAFEVLQDRLKSIAVSEAVTDTVLTDVSRLYRRATPGVEAVQDLVEQGLMKAGYGPIARAYILYRERRAEMRQAKAALGLRDDLKFPINAMEVLKKRYLIKDDGRNVVETPGELFRRVARHVAGAEKRFRSAVSATEAEETFYDMMRELTFLPNSPTLMNAGTALGQLSACFVLPVDDSIDGIFGALRHMAKIHQSGGGTGFSFSHLRPKGDLVQTTKGEASGPVSFMSIFDAATGVIVQGGRRRGANMGILRCDHPDVMEFIEAKIDRGRFANFNLSVAVTDRFMDAVRRNGGFDLINPRTGKKDRTVRARTIFDLIVYGAWRTGDPGLIFTDTVNRRNPTPALGRIEATNPCGELPLLPYESCNLGSINLARMVRDGRPDWERMAETIRWGVRFLDDVIEVNNFPLEEIAAITRANRKIGLGIMGFADMLIRLGIPYDSREAETFARRLMAFIRRESLKASSQLAAERGVFPNYDRSVYARKNLPLRNATVNTVAPTGTISIIAGCSSGIEPLFAISYVRNVLSGTRLFEINPIFETVARARGIYKREILAEIARWGTLRRIRGIPRDVKRVFVTAFDVEPEQHLRIQAAFQEHCDNSVSKTINLPAEATIDDVRNIYLMAHRLKCKGITVYRYGSRAEQVLSFRGADGGPVILEEDLVAADSEFAGGCMTGTCAF; encoded by the coding sequence ATGCCTAAGCTGACCCTCCCCCGCAAGATCCGCAAGCGCGACGGCTCCGTCGTCCCCTTCGAGAAGGAAAAGATCCGCTACGCCGTCGAGCGGGCGGCCTTCGAGGTCCTCCAGGACCGGCTCAAATCGATCGCCGTCTCCGAGGCGGTGACCGACACCGTGCTCACCGACGTCAGCCGCCTGTACCGCAGGGCGACCCCCGGCGTCGAGGCCGTCCAGGACCTCGTCGAGCAGGGCCTCATGAAGGCGGGCTACGGCCCCATCGCGCGGGCCTACATCCTCTACCGCGAGCGCCGCGCCGAGATGAGGCAGGCCAAGGCGGCGCTGGGGCTGCGGGACGACCTGAAATTCCCCATCAACGCCATGGAGGTCCTGAAGAAGCGCTACCTCATCAAGGACGACGGGCGCAACGTCGTCGAGACCCCCGGCGAGCTCTTCCGCCGCGTGGCGCGCCACGTGGCCGGGGCGGAGAAGCGCTTCCGGTCGGCCGTCTCGGCCACCGAGGCCGAGGAGACCTTCTACGACATGATGCGCGAGCTGACCTTCCTGCCCAACTCCCCCACCCTCATGAACGCAGGGACGGCGCTGGGCCAGCTCTCGGCCTGTTTCGTGCTCCCCGTGGACGACTCGATCGACGGGATCTTCGGGGCCCTGCGCCACATGGCCAAGATCCACCAGTCCGGCGGGGGAACGGGCTTCAGCTTCTCGCACCTTCGGCCCAAGGGGGACCTCGTTCAAACGACCAAGGGCGAGGCCTCGGGGCCGGTCTCCTTCATGAGCATCTTCGACGCGGCCACGGGGGTGATCGTCCAGGGGGGAAGGCGCCGCGGGGCCAACATGGGGATCCTGCGATGCGACCACCCCGACGTCATGGAGTTCATCGAGGCCAAGATCGACAGGGGCCGCTTCGCCAACTTCAACCTCTCCGTGGCCGTCACGGACCGCTTCATGGACGCCGTCCGCCGAAACGGCGGCTTCGACCTCATCAACCCCCGGACGGGGAAAAAGGACCGGACGGTCAGGGCCCGGACGATCTTCGACCTCATCGTGTACGGCGCCTGGCGCACGGGCGACCCGGGGCTCATCTTCACCGACACGGTGAACCGCCGCAACCCCACCCCCGCCCTGGGGCGGATCGAGGCCACCAACCCCTGCGGGGAGCTGCCGCTGCTGCCCTACGAGAGCTGCAACCTGGGGTCCATCAACCTGGCACGGATGGTCAGGGACGGCAGGCCCGACTGGGAGCGGATGGCCGAGACGATCCGCTGGGGCGTCCGTTTCCTCGACGACGTCATCGAGGTCAACAACTTCCCCCTCGAGGAGATCGCCGCCATCACCCGCGCAAACCGCAAGATCGGGCTGGGGATCATGGGCTTTGCCGACATGCTCATCCGCCTGGGCATTCCCTACGACTCCCGGGAGGCGGAGACGTTCGCCCGCAGGCTCATGGCCTTCATCCGCCGCGAGTCGCTGAAGGCCTCGTCACAGCTGGCCGCGGAGCGGGGCGTCTTCCCGAACTACGACCGGTCGGTCTACGCGCGGAAAAACCTGCCCCTCCGGAACGCCACGGTCAACACCGTCGCCCCCACGGGGACGATCAGCATCATCGCCGGCTGCTCGAGCGGCATCGAGCCGCTGTTCGCCATCAGCTACGTTCGAAACGTCCTGTCGGGCACACGGCTCTTCGAGATCAACCCGATCTTCGAGACCGTCGCCCGGGCCCGGGGGATCTACAAGCGGGAAATTCTCGCCGAGATCGCCCGCTGGGGGACCCTGCGCCGCATCCGGGGGATCCCGCGGGACGTCAAGCGGGTCTTCGTCACGGCCTTCGACGTGGAACCCGAGCAGCACCTGCGGATCCAGGCCGCCTTCCAGGAGCACTGCGACAACTCGGTGTCCAAGACGATCAACCTGCCCGCGGAGGCCACGATCGACGACGTGCGCAACATCTACCTCATGGCCCACCGGCTCAAGTGCAAGGGGATCACGGTCTACCGCTACGGGAGCCGGGCCGAGCAGGTCCTGTCCTTCCGGGGGGCCGACGGTGGCCCCGTGATCCTCGAGGAGGATCTCGTGGCGGCGGATTCCGAATTCGCCGGCGGATGCATGACGGGGACGTGCGCGTTTTGA
- a CDS encoding fused MFS/spermidine synthase gives MKTADAGSDRLAMAVLTAMVFCGAILLFGLEPLTGRLLTPYFGGAAHVWLTCLMFFQAVLFIGYLYAHLFARKLGVWHLAILALPLVNLPLRVHAQPDPHAPLGHLLYVLSVYVAIPFAVLSTTAVVAQAWLSESRLGTQKEPYPLYAASNAGSLIALLGYTFVAEPLMGVRLQSIAWSLTYVLYAALVVASWFLLRPNLGPAAASAQGEGRQDGVAVGAATYGKWLLLSCLPSAFLLAVTNYIALEVGSFPLTWILPLALYLGSFIVTFRTGGGVPRALRNAWPEILLAGLLMYLLGPVHWLAIIGHLTVFFLVCLVSHGTLYELRPPASRLTNFYLAAALGGWVGGALISLGAPFLFSALYEYPIIIVLLAPTFWWCREKPLTRPRTGLSYAVAAGRAVTVAFLVFLIVKEGSDALQEPVRFRHRNFYGTYTIWDVEAHPHDVRQLLHGRTIHGAQLLDPEERLTPIMYYFIGGGIADVYETTPPVRRMAVLGLGAGAAAAYVKPGETMVFYEIDPDNEGIARHWFSFLSESRGDVRVVVGDGRLAMQNSGRHEPPYDIIHMDAFTGDGIPTHLLTREAVQIYLERLKADGVILFHVSNRYYELRPVIKAIAAQLGLAGAINVPTPKTELKANQSATWCVVLARKPERLRALLKKGWIPFGPGDGLREAVPWTDDYINILAPLRDSTKERWGEFNLKAWLESIRPWR, from the coding sequence ATGAAAACGGCGGATGCGGGAAGCGACCGGTTGGCCATGGCCGTCCTGACGGCCATGGTCTTCTGCGGGGCGATTCTGCTCTTCGGGCTGGAGCCGCTCACGGGGCGGCTGCTGACCCCCTATTTCGGCGGGGCGGCCCACGTGTGGCTCACCTGCCTGATGTTCTTCCAGGCCGTCCTGTTCATCGGGTATCTCTACGCCCACCTCTTCGCCAGGAAACTCGGCGTGTGGCACCTGGCCATCCTTGCCCTTCCCCTCGTGAACCTGCCGCTCCGGGTCCACGCCCAGCCCGACCCGCATGCCCCGCTCGGGCATCTTCTCTACGTCCTGTCGGTCTACGTCGCAATCCCCTTCGCGGTGCTCTCCACGACGGCCGTCGTGGCCCAGGCCTGGCTGAGCGAGTCCCGCCTAGGCACGCAAAAGGAGCCCTACCCGCTCTACGCCGCGTCCAACGCGGGCTCCCTGATCGCCCTGCTGGGATACACCTTCGTCGCCGAGCCCCTCATGGGGGTGAGGCTGCAGAGCATCGCCTGGAGCCTGACGTATGTCCTGTACGCCGCGCTCGTCGTCGCATCGTGGTTCCTGCTGCGCCCCAACCTGGGACCGGCGGCGGCATCCGCCCAGGGCGAAGGACGGCAAGACGGGGTGGCCGTCGGCGCCGCAACCTACGGCAAATGGCTGCTGCTGTCCTGCCTGCCCTCGGCATTCCTGCTGGCGGTGACGAACTACATCGCCCTCGAGGTGGGGTCCTTCCCCCTGACCTGGATCCTGCCGCTCGCCCTGTACCTGGGGAGCTTCATCGTGACCTTCCGGACCGGCGGCGGCGTGCCCCGCGCGCTCCGCAACGCCTGGCCCGAAATCCTGCTGGCCGGACTTCTCATGTACCTCCTCGGGCCGGTGCACTGGCTCGCCATCATCGGGCACCTGACGGTTTTCTTCCTCGTCTGCCTCGTGTCCCACGGGACGCTCTACGAGCTGAGGCCCCCGGCATCGCGCCTGACGAATTTCTACCTTGCGGCGGCCCTGGGCGGCTGGGTCGGCGGGGCACTGATCAGCCTCGGGGCGCCCTTCCTGTTCTCGGCGCTCTATGAATACCCGATCATCATCGTGCTGCTGGCCCCCACCTTCTGGTGGTGCCGGGAGAAGCCGCTGACCCGTCCCAGGACCGGTCTCTCCTACGCGGTCGCTGCGGGCCGTGCCGTAACGGTGGCCTTCCTCGTGTTCCTCATCGTCAAGGAAGGCTCGGACGCCCTGCAGGAGCCCGTGCGCTTCCGCCACCGCAACTTCTACGGCACCTACACGATATGGGACGTGGAAGCCCACCCCCACGACGTGCGGCAGCTCCTTCACGGCCGCACCATCCACGGCGCACAGCTCCTGGACCCCGAGGAGCGACTGACCCCCATCATGTACTACTTCATCGGCGGCGGGATCGCGGACGTCTACGAGACGACCCCTCCTGTCCGGAGAATGGCCGTTCTGGGGCTTGGGGCGGGCGCCGCGGCGGCCTACGTCAAGCCGGGCGAAACCATGGTCTTCTACGAGATCGACCCCGACAACGAGGGGATCGCGCGCCACTGGTTCTCGTTCCTGAGTGAGAGCAGGGGGGACGTGCGGGTCGTCGTGGGTGACGGGAGGCTTGCGATGCAGAACAGCGGCCGGCATGAGCCCCCGTACGACATCATCCACATGGACGCCTTCACGGGCGACGGCATCCCGACCCATCTGCTGACGCGGGAAGCGGTCCAGATCTACCTGGAGCGGCTCAAGGCCGACGGGGTGATCCTCTTTCACGTGTCGAACCGCTACTACGAGCTGCGCCCCGTCATCAAGGCGATTGCCGCCCAGCTCGGGCTCGCCGGCGCGATCAACGTGCCGACGCCGAAAACCGAACTCAAGGCGAACCAGAGCGCCACGTGGTGCGTGGTTCTTGCCAGGAAGCCCGAACGGCTGAGGGCCCTGCTCAAGAAAGGCTGGATCCCTTTCGGGCCGGGCGACGGCCTCAGGGAGGCGGTCCCCTGGACGGACGACTACATCAACATCCTCGCGCCGCTCAGGGACAGCACGAAGGAACGCTGGGGGGAGTTCAACCTCAAGGCCTGGCTCGAGTCCATCCGGCCCTGGAGATGA
- a CDS encoding DegQ family serine endoprotease: protein MKDPRYAKSTRRVVATLLGMILFAVVFPGIAAAQKAGAPDLSTAIIQIARENIPAVVHIEVTRTQEVRRPTLPFEGDPFFRFFQDPQQAPRRYKREMRGLGTGMITDAKGHILTNNHVVGGASKVQVLLADGTRYEARVVGTDPKTDLAVLKIDAGKPLPHVRFGDSDAVEVGEWVVAIGHPRGLDQTVTTGIISAKHRRGITDPSGYQDFLQTDAAINPGNSGGPLLNLRGEVVGVNAAIASTSGGFEGIGFAIPSNMATYISRELIAKGKVERGWLGVSVQDLTHDLAKTMGIETTRGALISEVHKASPAERAGLKQGDVVVAFNGKPIRDASQLRNEAAASPIGKEVRVTILREGKKRDVPLRIESMESRAQASAVPIQERLGVTVRPVTSREASRLKLRPGQGVIITRVEAGSPGARAGLEPGDVILEVNEMPLSSAQDLSAALALVKPGEQILVSIVDGRTRDRGSLQIRLR, encoded by the coding sequence ATGAAAGACCCGAGATACGCAAAATCGACCCGGCGGGTGGTCGCAACCCTACTGGGAATGATCCTGTTCGCCGTCGTGTTCCCGGGTATTGCCGCCGCCCAGAAGGCGGGCGCCCCGGATCTCAGCACCGCCATCATCCAGATCGCAAGGGAGAACATCCCTGCCGTGGTCCACATCGAAGTGACCCGGACCCAGGAGGTCCGGCGCCCCACGCTGCCCTTCGAAGGGGACCCGTTCTTTCGCTTTTTCCAGGACCCGCAGCAGGCGCCCCGGAGGTACAAGCGGGAGATGAGAGGGCTCGGCACGGGAATGATCACCGATGCCAAGGGGCATATCCTGACCAATAACCACGTCGTCGGCGGCGCCTCGAAGGTCCAGGTGCTTCTCGCCGACGGCACCCGGTACGAGGCCCGCGTCGTGGGGACAGACCCCAAGACCGACCTTGCCGTCTTGAAGATCGATGCCGGCAAGCCCCTTCCTCATGTACGATTCGGCGACTCGGACGCCGTGGAGGTCGGCGAGTGGGTCGTCGCCATCGGCCACCCCCGGGGCCTCGACCAGACGGTGACGACGGGAATCATCAGCGCCAAGCACCGCAGGGGGATCACGGACCCCTCCGGCTACCAGGACTTCCTCCAGACCGATGCGGCCATCAACCCGGGGAACAGCGGCGGGCCCCTGTTGAACCTGCGCGGGGAGGTGGTGGGGGTGAATGCCGCCATTGCCTCCACATCGGGCGGGTTCGAGGGTATCGGCTTTGCAATCCCGAGCAACATGGCCACCTATATCTCCCGTGAACTGATCGCCAAGGGAAAGGTCGAGCGCGGCTGGCTCGGCGTCTCCGTGCAGGACCTGACCCACGACCTCGCCAAGACCATGGGCATCGAGACCACGCGGGGCGCCCTGATCTCGGAGGTGCACAAGGCCAGTCCCGCGGAGAGGGCGGGGCTCAAGCAGGGCGACGTCGTGGTCGCGTTTAACGGCAAGCCAATCCGCGACGCCTCGCAGCTCCGCAACGAGGCGGCCGCATCGCCCATCGGCAAGGAGGTGCGGGTGACGATCCTCCGCGAAGGGAAGAAGCGCGATGTGCCCCTGCGGATCGAATCCATGGAGAGCCGCGCCCAGGCATCCGCCGTCCCGATCCAGGAGCGCCTGGGCGTCACCGTGAGGCCCGTGACGTCCAGGGAGGCCTCGCGCCTGAAGCTCCGACCGGGCCAGGGCGTCATCATCACCCGCGTCGAGGCGGGAAGCCCCGGCGCCAGGGCGGGGCTGGAACCCGGGGACGTGATCCTCGAGGTCAACGAGATGCCGCTCTCGAGCGCCCAGGACCTCTCGGCGGCCCTCGCCCTCGTGAAGCCGGGGGAGCAGATCCTGGTTTCGATCGTGGACGGGCGCACCCGGGACAGGGGATCGCTCCAGATCAGGCTGCGATGA
- a CDS encoding MCE family protein: MARQVSNRALGIFVTAGVLLGVAAVIWVGASKYFEEGSRYVSYFDESVQGLQRDSAVKYRGVDVGRVEDIRVAPDNRLIEVVMKIRLRDEVEKNTVASLRVAGITGIVFVELDRRDPDEPDQSPRLDFASEFPIIPSRPSQIRQIVSSIDEIVEKIKQVDLEGISKSITRSAKAAEDLLSGPRTQRVLANLESMSSNLDRVAARVEKVTAEGRLEGIADETRAALAEARFLIAATRDEIRALRLAETAEKANRAVDHFTRASRTTARDVQLMSENLRRASETLERLLERLESNPSDLLFGGKSPAGRRD, translated from the coding sequence ATGGCCAGACAGGTATCCAACAGGGCCCTCGGCATCTTCGTGACCGCGGGCGTCCTTCTCGGGGTGGCCGCCGTCATCTGGGTGGGCGCCTCGAAGTACTTCGAAGAGGGGTCCCGTTACGTCAGCTACTTCGACGAGTCCGTCCAGGGGCTCCAGCGGGACTCCGCCGTTAAGTACCGGGGCGTCGATGTGGGACGGGTGGAGGACATCCGGGTGGCACCCGACAACCGCCTCATCGAGGTCGTCATGAAGATCCGGCTGCGCGACGAGGTGGAGAAGAACACGGTGGCCTCGCTGAGGGTCGCGGGGATCACGGGCATCGTCTTCGTCGAACTCGACCGCCGCGACCCCGACGAACCCGACCAATCGCCCAGGCTGGACTTTGCCTCCGAGTTCCCGATCATCCCTTCGAGGCCGTCGCAGATCCGCCAGATCGTCTCCAGCATCGACGAGATCGTCGAGAAGATCAAGCAGGTCGATCTCGAAGGGATTTCAAAGAGCATCACCCGCTCGGCGAAGGCCGCGGAGGATCTCCTGTCCGGCCCCCGGACACAGAGGGTGCTGGCGAACCTGGAGTCGATGTCGTCCAACCTCGACCGGGTCGCGGCCCGGGTGGAGAAGGTGACGGCCGAGGGCCGGCTCGAGGGGATCGCCGACGAGACGCGGGCGGCCCTGGCCGAGGCCCGGTTCCTGATCGCAGCGACCCGCGACGAGATCAGGGCCCTGCGGCTTGCCGAGACGGCCGAAAAGGCCAATCGGGCCGTGGATCATTTCACGAGAGCATCGAGGACGACGGCCCGCGATGTCCAGCTCATGAGCGAGAACCTGCGGCGGGCCTCGGAGACCCTGGAGAGGCTCCTCGAGAGGCTGGAATCGAACCCCTCGGATCTCCTTTTCGGAGGCAAGTCTCCGGCGGGCCGGCGGGACTAG
- a CDS encoding ATP-binding cassette domain-containing protein has product MASSNSDPVIIVEGLTARYGDVTILEDVSFEVYRGERFMMLGGSGCGKSTLLKHMIGLLQPAAGRVVINGVDITRADEDTMRRVRRQIGVLFQADALFGSMSIAENVALPLAEYTDLPPELIREIVRMKLGLVGLAGYDNHMPSELSGGMRKRAGLARAMALDPMFLFYDEPWAGLDPVTAAELDILIRSLNEGIGTTMVFVTQELASIFSLGQRVIMLHKDAKGIIARGTPQDLRDNSTDPRVNRFFNRQAY; this is encoded by the coding sequence ATGGCATCGTCGAACAGCGACCCGGTCATCATCGTCGAGGGGCTCACCGCGCGATACGGCGACGTGACGATCCTCGAGGACGTGAGCTTCGAGGTCTACCGGGGAGAGCGTTTCATGATGCTCGGGGGCAGCGGATGCGGGAAGTCGACGCTCCTGAAGCACATGATCGGGCTCCTCCAGCCCGCCGCGGGCCGGGTCGTCATCAACGGCGTCGACATCACGCGGGCCGACGAAGACACCATGCGCCGGGTCCGCAGACAGATCGGCGTGCTCTTTCAGGCCGACGCCCTGTTCGGGTCCATGTCGATCGCCGAGAACGTGGCCCTGCCGCTCGCGGAGTACACCGACCTGCCGCCTGAACTGATCCGCGAGATCGTCCGGATGAAGCTCGGCCTCGTCGGGCTGGCGGGATACGACAACCACATGCCCTCCGAGCTCTCCGGGGGCATGCGGAAGCGCGCGGGGCTCGCGCGGGCGATGGCGCTGGACCCCATGTTCCTGTTCTACGACGAGCCGTGGGCGGGTCTCGACCCTGTCACCGCCGCCGAGCTCGACATCCTCATCCGGAGCCTCAACGAGGGGATCGGGACGACGATGGTGTTCGTCACGCAGGAACTGGCCTCGATCTTCAGTCTCGGTCAGAGGGTCATCATGCTGCACAAGGACGCCAAGGGCATCATCGCCCGGGGGACGCCGCAGGATCTCCGGGACAACTCCACGGACCCCCGGGTCAACCGTTTCTTCAACCGCCAGGCGTACTAG
- a CDS encoding transglycosylase SLT domain-containing protein, protein MKAMKYLALLGLIVGVVSLTSLNFSDEAAQYSSLGFEFNWEEERAVELIAAHLAEKNALIPDGELREIARTMYDAARRYEVDYRLVLAVIDAESNFRHNVVSDAGAIGIMQVKPVVAREFSEEVGIPYRRDVLQCPHANVRFGVYYLSWLSRHYDNEYAVLYAYNVGFTRARQNMQRNSEPKTWYTRKVMEEYERNRARLPGV, encoded by the coding sequence ATGAAAGCGATGAAATACTTGGCCCTGCTGGGGTTGATCGTCGGCGTGGTGTCGCTGACGAGCCTGAATTTTTCCGACGAGGCCGCTCAGTACAGCAGCCTCGGTTTTGAGTTCAACTGGGAGGAGGAGCGCGCCGTGGAGCTGATCGCGGCGCACTTGGCGGAAAAGAACGCCCTCATCCCCGACGGGGAACTCCGGGAGATTGCGAGGACCATGTACGACGCCGCGCGGCGCTACGAAGTCGATTACCGACTGGTCCTGGCCGTCATCGACGCCGAGAGCAACTTCCGCCACAATGTCGTTTCCGACGCGGGGGCCATCGGGATCATGCAGGTCAAGCCGGTCGTGGCCCGGGAGTTCTCCGAAGAGGTGGGGATCCCGTACAGGCGGGACGTCCTCCAGTGCCCCCACGCGAACGTCCGCTTCGGCGTCTACTACCTGTCGTGGCTGAGCCGGCATTACGACAACGAGTACGCCGTCCTCTACGCCTACAACGTGGGCTTCACCCGGGCCCGGCAGAACATGCAGCGCAACAGCGAACCGAAGACCTGGTACACAAGGAAAGTCATGGAGGAGTATGAGCGGAACCGCGCCAGGCTCCCGGGCGTCTGA